From the genome of Sediminibacter sp. Hel_I_10:
CGAAATGTCACAATTACCAGGTATTGGTAAGCGTACCGCTTTAAGACTAGTGCTTCACCTATTGCGGCAACCAAAAGAACAAACACTCAGTTTTACAAGTGCCTTGAGTACCATGCGTACAGAGATCAAACTTTGTAAAAAGTGCTATAATATTAGTGACCATGACCTTTGTGATATTTGCGCAAACCCCAACCGGCTGGATGATATTGTTTGCGTTGTGGAAGACATTAGAGACGTGATGGCCATAGAGAACACCAGTTCTTTTAGAGGTCTTTACCATGTGCTTGGCGGAAAAATTTCTCCTATGGATGGTATTGGCCCAAATGATTTGAACATTCAACCTTTAGTAGACAAAGTGAAATCTGGGACGGTAAAAGAGCTCATTTTTGCCTTGGGATCTACTATGGAAGGCGATACTACCAACTTCTATATTTACAGACAAATTCAAGACTTTGGAGTAAAAACCTCGACTATTGCTCGTGGTATTTCTGTAGGTAATGAATTAGAATACACAGACGAAGTGACTTTAGGCCGAAGCATTATCAATCGCATTCCTTTTGAAGGCTCCCTAAAATCTTAAATTTTGAAACTTTCAGTCGTCATCCTCAACTATAATGTACGCTACTTTTTAGAACTCTGTCTTAAGAGTGTAGAAGCTGCATTGGTTGGTATTTCCGCTGAAATCATCGTGGTGGATAATGCTTCAAAAGATGAAAGCTGCGATATGGTTGAAAGTAAATTTCCTAAGGTCAAGTTGATACAAAACACTGAGAATCTTGGTTTTTCTAAAGGAAACAATCAAGGTGTTGCTGTAGCTAAAGGAGAATATATTTGTATTCTTAATCCCGATACTGTAGTTGCTGAAGACAGCTTTAAAATTCTTTTGAACTTTGCCGAAGATCAGCCTAATATGGGGATTTTAGGTTGCAAATTGATTGATGGTCAAGGTCAATTTTTACCGGAGAGCAAACGTCATATCCCAACACCTAAAGTTTCCGTAGAAAAAATGTTAGGCCGTACAGATGGCTATTACGTGCCAGAACTTGCTAATGACGCTATAGGCACCGTAGATATTTTAGTAGGTGCTTTTATGGTATTGAAAAAAGAAGTTTATGATCGTGTTGGCGGTTTTGATGAAGATTATTTTATGTACGGTGATGACATAGACCTCTCTTATAAGATTCTAAAATTAGGATATCAAAACATGTATAATGGCCAAACTACGGTCATTCATTACAAGGGAGAAAGTACCTTAAAAGATAAAGTCTATGCACAACGTTTTTATGGCGCCATGCAAATATTTTATAAAAAGCATTTCAAGTCCAATTTAGGATTCAATATGCTTGTTTGGCTGGGCGTTCGCGCGGCAACCTTAATGCAAAAACCAGAAAAGACGAGCAATAAGAGGCAAAAGCATGCTGTATTTATTTCAAAAGACAAACATAGCGCCCTAGAAAAGGTTTTTGGTACTAATTTGAAAGTAAGTGCCAACTTAGAAAACTATCAAAAGCACACCACCTATATTCTTGATAATAATCACCTCAGTTTTAAACAGATGATCGCCACACTGGAGCATGCGCCCAAAAATAGCGACGTGACATTTAAAATTCTACCAAAAAGCTCTAACTTTATCCTCGGAAGCAATAGCGCTAAGCATCAAGGCGAAGTCCTAAGCTTCTAAATGTAAAAAATTAAATAAAACACAATAAAATAGTCGGTTTTTAAGTAATTTTGCAACCACTAATAAAAAACAAGGCTTTAGATTACAGATATGGCAAAATTTGAACTCAAACTCCCAAAAATGGGCGAAAGTGTTGCGGAAGCAACGATAACCTCATGGCTTAAAGAAGTTGGCGATACCATTGAAGCTGATGAAGCCGTTTTTGAAATTGCTACAGACAAGGTGGATAGCGAGGTACCAAGTGAAGTAGATGGTGTACTTATCGAAAAACTTTATAATGTAGACGACGTCGTTAAAGTAGGAGAAACCATTGCCATTATTGAGATTGAAGGCGAAGGCTCTAATCAGGGTTCAAGTGAAACTGGATCTGCTTCTGAGAATCAAGAGGAAGAACACGAGCCAGCAGCTGTTGCAGAAGTTTCAAAATCTGTAGAAAAAGCAAAAGAAAGCACCGCGCCAGTAACAAGTTCTGATGAGCGTTTTTATTCTCCATTAGTTAAGAATATTGCTCAAAAAGAAAATATTTCTCAAGACGAGCTTGATGCAATTGAAGGCACCGGTAAAGACAACCGTGTTACCAAAAATGATATTTTAGATTACGTAGAAGGTAGAAATTCAAAACCAGCCTCTAAAGCTCAAGACACAACATCTGCACCTAAATTAGCTACCCAAAAAACAAGTTCACCAGCTAAACAACAAGCATCACCTGTAGTTGCTTCTGGAGATGATGAGATTATTGAAATGACCAGAATGGGCAAACTTGTAGCGCATCACATGGTACAATCTGTTCAAACTTCTGCACACGTACAAAGCTTTATAGAAGCCGATGTTACCAATATTTGGAACTGGCGTAAAAAAGTAAAATCAGATTTCGCCAAACGAGAAGGTGAGAATTTGACCTTCACTCCTATTTTTATGGAAGCTGTAGCAAAAGCATTGCGTGATTTCCCGATGATGAACATCTCTCTACAAGGAGAGACCATTGTTAAGAAAAAACACATCAACTTAGGGATGGCAGCAGCATTACCAGACGGTAACCTAATTGTTCCCGTTATTAAGGATGCTGATCAGCTTAATCTTGTGGGCATGACCAAAAAAGTAAATGACCTTGCTTTACGTGCCAGAGAAAACAAATTAAAACCAGACGATATCCAAGGAGGCACCTATACTGTGACCAACGTAGGCACTTTTGGCAGCATCATGGGCACACCAATTATAAATCAACCACAAGTGGGTATTCTTGCACTTGGTGCTATTAGAAAAGTCCCTGCGGTTGTAGAAACTCCTGATGGCGATTTTATAGGCATACGTTACCGCATGTTCCTTTCGCATTCTTATGATCACCGCGTAGTTAATGGTGCTCTTGGAGGACAATTTGTAAAGGCGGTCAAAGATTATTTAGAAGCTTGGGATGCTAATCGCGAGATATAAATAACTCTTCAGCTTATTAAACATAAACGTATTGCTTCTTATCATCATAAGGAGCAATACTTTTTTTAGGGAATCATGTATTGCTCAAATTGAGCTTTTCAAAACCTATAGATCACTCCTTAATATATATCCAATAAAATCATCAAGAGATTGTGATGTTATAAGCTGTTTAAATACATGGCAAGCACTACGCCAAGAGCTGTAGCAATACCAGAATAATAACTATCTTTTTTAAAGGCTTTGGGAAATACTTCAATAGCAAGCGAGGCAATCACGGCACCAGCGGCAAAGCATCGGATATCTGCCAACACACCTTCTGAAACATGAGACAACAGTTGATTGCCAATGAAGGCACAAGCTGAAAGCAATACCGCAGTGCCACCCCATAATAGCAAAATAGTTTTTTTCGAAATATCCTGTTCTGCCATTTCCTTAGCACCTCCGGCCGCTTCTGGAAGATTAGACAAAAAAATAGAACCTGATAGGGCTGCTGCTGCCATTGGATTTGCTCCAATAAGAGCCACACCTAAGGCGAGATTTTCTGGTATTCCATCTAGTGTTATCGCTGCTAAGAGGCCTCCTCCACTATCACTGCCCCATTTTTTCTTTATAAAATAATCCAACACACAAAAGATAGCGGCACCCAGCAATACAAATACCAATGACCAAACTATTGACGATTTTTCAATAGAAGGCTCTATAAGCTCTAATATTGCAGAAACCATAAGGGCACCTCCTGCGACTGCCACAAGAAAACCTTCGGTCTTTTTAGATAGATTACCGTAAATACCCCATAATGCACCCAAAAGAAGAGCAAAAGAAACCGCCAAAATCACAATTAGTGTCATAAAATTAAAATGATAACGTTATTAAAATTTTTCTAAAGACTGTCAATTTACTTCATGTTGAAACTATGACAGTGTTCTTTTAAAATCAATTGTATCGCTAAAACGAGTCGAACCCATCTTTTAAAAGATTTTAAACTCTAAAGCACAAGTTTTTTATATTCTTAGTGAGTTCCTTTTAAAAACAAATCCCATTCTCCATATTATTTTATCTTTGCCTAAAACTCCAATACAAATGCAACTCAACCTTAGTAAGCCCATCTGTTTTTTTGATTTAGAAACTACTGGCATTAATATTTCAAAAGATAGAATTGTTGAAATTTCCATCTTAAAAGTACACCCTAATGGTAAAGAAGAGACCTATACAAAACGGGTGAATCCAGAAATGAAAATCCCTGCGGAAGTCACTTTGGTGCATGGTATTTCTGATGAAGATGTTGCAGA
Proteins encoded in this window:
- the recR gene encoding recombination mediator RecR yields the protein MEFSSKLLGNAVNEMSQLPGIGKRTALRLVLHLLRQPKEQTLSFTSALSTMRTEIKLCKKCYNISDHDLCDICANPNRLDDIVCVVEDIRDVMAIENTSSFRGLYHVLGGKISPMDGIGPNDLNIQPLVDKVKSGTVKELIFALGSTMEGDTTNFYIYRQIQDFGVKTSTIARGISVGNELEYTDEVTLGRSIINRIPFEGSLKS
- a CDS encoding glycosyltransferase family 2 protein — its product is MKLSVVILNYNVRYFLELCLKSVEAALVGISAEIIVVDNASKDESCDMVESKFPKVKLIQNTENLGFSKGNNQGVAVAKGEYICILNPDTVVAEDSFKILLNFAEDQPNMGILGCKLIDGQGQFLPESKRHIPTPKVSVEKMLGRTDGYYVPELANDAIGTVDILVGAFMVLKKEVYDRVGGFDEDYFMYGDDIDLSYKILKLGYQNMYNGQTTVIHYKGESTLKDKVYAQRFYGAMQIFYKKHFKSNLGFNMLVWLGVRAATLMQKPEKTSNKRQKHAVFISKDKHSALEKVFGTNLKVSANLENYQKHTTYILDNNHLSFKQMIATLEHAPKNSDVTFKILPKSSNFILGSNSAKHQGEVLSF
- a CDS encoding dihydrolipoamide acetyltransferase family protein produces the protein MAKFELKLPKMGESVAEATITSWLKEVGDTIEADEAVFEIATDKVDSEVPSEVDGVLIEKLYNVDDVVKVGETIAIIEIEGEGSNQGSSETGSASENQEEEHEPAAVAEVSKSVEKAKESTAPVTSSDERFYSPLVKNIAQKENISQDELDAIEGTGKDNRVTKNDILDYVEGRNSKPASKAQDTTSAPKLATQKTSSPAKQQASPVVASGDDEIIEMTRMGKLVAHHMVQSVQTSAHVQSFIEADVTNIWNWRKKVKSDFAKREGENLTFTPIFMEAVAKALRDFPMMNISLQGETIVKKKHINLGMAAALPDGNLIVPVIKDADQLNLVGMTKKVNDLALRARENKLKPDDIQGGTYTVTNVGTFGSIMGTPIINQPQVGILALGAIRKVPAVVETPDGDFIGIRYRMFLSHSYDHRVVNGALGGQFVKAVKDYLEAWDANREI
- a CDS encoding ZIP family metal transporter, whose translation is MTLIVILAVSFALLLGALWGIYGNLSKKTEGFLVAVAGGALMVSAILELIEPSIEKSSIVWSLVFVLLGAAIFCVLDYFIKKKWGSDSGGGLLAAITLDGIPENLALGVALIGANPMAAAALSGSIFLSNLPEAAGGAKEMAEQDISKKTILLLWGGTAVLLSACAFIGNQLLSHVSEGVLADIRCFAAGAVIASLAIEVFPKAFKKDSYYSGIATALGVVLAMYLNSL